One stretch of Bradyrhizobium canariense DNA includes these proteins:
- the gcvP gene encoding aminomethyl-transferring glycine dehydrogenase, translating into MNAPFKPTNEAATNFARRHIGPSPRDIAAMLETVGAKSLDALMAETLPSSIRQKTPLDLGLALSETEALAHMRELASQNQVFTSLIGQGYSGTILPAVIQRNILENPAWYTAYTPYQPEISQGRLEALFNFQTMICDLAGLDVANASLLDEATAAAEAMALAERAAQAKTKSFFVDAEVHPQTLAVLRTRAEPLGWNLIVGDPAVDLERADVFGGLLQYPDTSGAVRDLKPAIASLHAKGALAIVAADLLALTLLASPGELGADIAIGSAQRFGVPMGYGGPHAAYMAVRDALKRSLPGRIVGLSVDSRGEPAYRLALQTREQHIRREKATSNICTAQVLLAVIASMYAVYHGPEGLTEIARRVHRRTAVLAAGLRKLGFALKSEAFFDTVTVDVGGRRDEIVARAFAEKLNLRIGEGTLGIALDETTTPATVEAVWRAFGGALAYADIEASAREALPAELKRASAFLTHPVFHAHRSETELLRYMRKLSDRDLALDRAMIPLGSCTMKLNATSEMIPLTWPEFGNLHPFAPRAQAAGYHALFARLEQWLCDITGYDAISLQPNSGAQGEYAGLLAIRGYHAARGEPHRNVCLIPSSAHGTNPASASMVGMTVVVVACDKRGDVDVNDLRAKVEQHSKNLAAVMITYPSTHGVFEEHIREICDIVHSHGGQVYLDGANMNAQVGLSRPGDYGADVSHLNLHKTFCIPHGGGGPGMGPIGVKAHLAPFLPGHPANCHPATEGATPHAVGPVSAAPFGSASILTISYIYILMMSGDGLTRATEIAILNANYIATKLDAHFPVLYRNARGRVAHECIVDPRPLKNSSGVTVDDIAKRLIDYGFHAPTMSFPVPGTLMIEPTESESKAELDRFCDAMIAIRREIAEIEQGRWKVEASPLRHAPHTVHDIADDAWSRAYSRAEGCFPAGTSRTDKYWCPVGRVDNVYGDRNLVCSCPPVEAYAQAAE; encoded by the coding sequence ATGAACGCGCCGTTCAAACCGACCAACGAAGCCGCCACCAATTTCGCGCGGCGTCACATCGGCCCCTCGCCGCGCGACATCGCGGCGATGCTGGAAACCGTCGGCGCCAAAAGCCTGGATGCGCTGATGGCGGAGACGCTGCCCTCCTCGATCCGGCAGAAGACGCCGCTCGATCTAGGGCTGGCACTGAGCGAGACCGAAGCGCTGGCGCATATGCGCGAGCTGGCATCGCAGAACCAGGTCTTCACCTCGCTGATCGGCCAAGGCTATTCCGGCACAATCCTGCCGGCGGTGATCCAGCGCAACATCCTGGAAAATCCGGCCTGGTATACGGCCTATACGCCGTATCAGCCCGAGATCAGCCAGGGCCGGCTGGAAGCTTTGTTCAACTTCCAGACCATGATCTGCGACCTTGCGGGCCTTGATGTCGCCAACGCTTCGCTGCTCGACGAGGCGACGGCGGCGGCGGAAGCCATGGCGCTGGCGGAACGCGCGGCGCAGGCCAAGACCAAATCGTTCTTCGTCGATGCGGAAGTGCATCCGCAGACGCTGGCGGTGCTGCGCACCCGCGCCGAACCACTGGGCTGGAATCTGATCGTTGGCGATCCCGCTGTTGATCTCGAGCGCGCGGACGTGTTCGGCGGCCTGCTGCAATATCCGGATACTTCGGGCGCGGTGCGTGATCTCAAGCCTGCGATCGCGTCGCTGCATGCGAAAGGCGCGCTGGCGATCGTCGCGGCCGATCTTTTGGCGTTGACGCTATTGGCCTCACCCGGCGAACTCGGCGCCGATATCGCGATCGGATCGGCGCAACGCTTCGGCGTGCCGATGGGCTATGGCGGCCCGCACGCGGCCTATATGGCGGTGCGCGATGCGCTCAAGCGCTCCCTGCCCGGCCGCATCGTCGGTTTGTCCGTGGATTCACGCGGCGAGCCGGCCTATCGCCTTGCGCTGCAGACCCGCGAGCAGCATATCCGCCGCGAAAAAGCGACCTCGAACATCTGCACCGCGCAGGTGCTGCTCGCCGTGATCGCCTCGATGTACGCGGTCTATCACGGCCCCGAGGGACTGACCGAGATCGCCCGCAGGGTGCATCGCCGCACAGCGGTGCTGGCGGCCGGATTGCGCAAGCTCGGCTTTGCGCTGAAATCGGAAGCCTTCTTCGATACCGTGACGGTGGACGTCGGCGGTCGTCGCGACGAAATCGTTGCCCGCGCCTTTGCTGAAAAGCTCAATTTAAGGATTGGTGAAGGCACGCTCGGCATCGCGCTGGACGAAACCACGACACCGGCTACCGTCGAGGCGGTGTGGCGCGCGTTCGGCGGCGCGTTGGCCTACGCCGATATCGAGGCCAGCGCGCGCGAGGCGCTGCCAGCCGAGCTGAAACGCGCCAGCGCCTTCCTCACCCATCCGGTATTCCACGCGCACCGCTCCGAGACCGAGCTGTTGCGCTACATGCGCAAGCTCAGCGATCGCGATCTCGCGCTCGACCGCGCGATGATTCCGCTCGGCTCCTGCACCATGAAGCTCAACGCCACCTCCGAGATGATCCCGCTGACCTGGCCGGAATTCGGCAATCTGCATCCGTTCGCGCCGCGCGCGCAGGCTGCGGGCTATCACGCATTGTTTGCGCGGCTGGAGCAATGGCTGTGCGATATCACCGGCTATGACGCGATCTCGCTGCAGCCGAATTCCGGCGCGCAGGGCGAATATGCCGGCCTGCTCGCGATCCGCGGCTACCACGCCGCGCGCGGCGAACCGCATCGCAACGTCTGCCTGATTCCTTCATCGGCGCACGGCACCAATCCGGCGTCCGCAAGCATGGTCGGCATGACGGTCGTGGTGGTCGCCTGCGACAAGCGCGGCGACGTCGATGTCAATGATCTGCGCGCCAAGGTCGAGCAGCATTCGAAAAATCTCGCCGCCGTGATGATCACCTATCCCTCGACCCATGGCGTGTTCGAGGAGCATATTCGCGAGATCTGCGACATCGTGCACAGCCATGGCGGCCAGGTCTATCTCGACGGCGCCAACATGAATGCGCAGGTCGGGCTGTCGCGGCCCGGCGATTACGGCGCCGATGTCAGCCATCTCAATCTGCACAAGACCTTCTGCATCCCGCATGGCGGCGGCGGCCCGGGCATGGGACCGATCGGCGTCAAAGCGCATCTTGCGCCCTTCCTGCCAGGTCATCCAGCGAATTGCCATCCCGCAACCGAGGGCGCCACGCCGCACGCGGTCGGGCCGGTGTCGGCGGCGCCGTTCGGTTCGGCGTCGATCCTGACGATTTCCTACATCTACATCCTGATGATGTCAGGCGACGGCCTGACGCGCGCCACCGAGATCGCGATCCTCAACGCCAATTACATCGCGACTAAACTCGATGCACATTTTCCGGTGTTGTATCGCAATGCGCGGGGACGCGTGGCGCATGAATGCATCGTCGACCCGCGGCCGCTGAAGAATTCGAGTGGCGTCACGGTCGACGACATCGCCAAGCGGCTGATCGATTATGGCTTCCACGCGCCGACCATGAGTTTTCCGGTGCCGGGCACGCTGATGATCGAACCGACTGAATCCGAATCGAAAGCGGAGCTGGATCGTTTCTGTGACGCCATGATCGCGATTCGTCGCGAGATTGCCGAGATCGAGCAGGGGCGCTGGAAGGTCGAGGCCTCACCGCTGCGCCACGCGCCGCATACCGTGCACGACATCGCCGACGACGCCTGGTCGCGCGCCTATAGCCGCGCCGAGGGCTGTTTCCCGGCGGGCACCTCGCGCACCGACAAATACTGGTGTCCGGTCGGACGGGTCGACAATGTCTATGGCGATCGCAACCTCGTCTGCTCCTGTCCGCCGGTTGAGGCGTACGCGCAGGCGGCGGAGTGA
- a CDS encoding Flp family type IVb pilin, translated as MKRTFLKFLSDESGATAIEYGLIAAGIALAIIAVVNGIGSNLNTQFSSINSSLK; from the coding sequence TTGAAGCGCACTTTCCTTAAGTTCTTGTCCGATGAATCCGGGGCAACCGCCATCGAATACGGACTGATCGCAGCCGGTATCGCACTCGCCATTATCGCGGTCGTTAACGGGATCGGCTCCAATCTCAACACCCAGTTCTCGTCGATCAACAGCTCGCTGAAATAA
- the gcvH gene encoding glycine cleavage system protein GcvH: MTTLFTSDHEWLQIEGDVATIGVTDYAQSQLGDVVFVELPKVGRSLKKAEAAAVVESVKAASDVYAPISGEVVAVNDVLAAEPALVNSDAGGKAWFFKLKIADKKELDGLMDEAAYAKHTA; this comes from the coding sequence ATGACGACGCTGTTCACATCAGACCACGAATGGCTCCAGATCGAGGGCGACGTCGCCACTATCGGCGTCACGGACTATGCGCAGTCGCAGCTCGGCGACGTCGTGTTCGTCGAACTGCCGAAAGTCGGCCGAAGCCTGAAGAAGGCCGAAGCCGCAGCCGTGGTCGAATCGGTGAAGGCCGCCTCCGATGTCTACGCGCCGATCTCGGGCGAAGTGGTCGCAGTGAATGATGTCCTGGCCGCCGAGCCCGCGTTGGTCAATTCCGACGCCGGCGGCAAGGCGTGGTTTTTCAAGTTGAAGATCGCAGACAAGAAAGAACTCGACGGCCTGATGGATGAGGCCGCCTACGCCAAGCATACCGCGTGA
- the recA gene encoding recombinase RecA, whose product MSATALRIVEGSSMDKSKALSAALSQIERQFGKGSVMKLGKNDRSMDIETISSGSLGLDIALGVGGLPRGRVVEIYGPESSGKTTLALHTVAEGQKKGGICAFIDAEHALDPVYARKLGVNIDELLISQPDTGEQALEICDTLVRSGAVDVLVVDSVAALVPRAELEGEMGDALPGLQARLMSQALRKLTASINKSNTMVIFINQIRMKIGVMYGSPETTTGGNALKFYASVRLDIRRIGAIKERDEVVGNQTRVKVVKNKLAPPFKQVEFDIMYGEGVSKMGEILDLGVKAGIVEKSGAWFSYDSQRLGQGRENSKAFLKANPDMTAKIEAAIRQNSGLIAEQILAGSPERDADGEEPEAAED is encoded by the coding sequence ATGTCCGCCACTGCCCTGCGTATCGTCGAAGGATCCTCCATGGATAAGTCCAAAGCCTTGTCTGCCGCGCTTTCCCAGATCGAGCGTCAGTTCGGCAAGGGCTCGGTGATGAAGCTGGGCAAGAACGACCGTTCGATGGATATCGAGACCATTTCCTCGGGTTCGCTGGGATTGGATATCGCGCTCGGTGTCGGCGGATTGCCGCGGGGGCGGGTGGTTGAAATTTACGGGCCGGAATCCTCCGGCAAGACCACGCTGGCGCTGCATACGGTGGCGGAAGGCCAGAAGAAGGGCGGCATCTGCGCCTTCATCGATGCCGAACATGCGCTCGATCCAGTCTATGCCAGGAAGCTCGGCGTCAACATCGATGAGCTCCTGATCTCGCAGCCCGACACCGGCGAGCAGGCGCTGGAAATTTGCGACACGCTGGTGCGCTCCGGTGCGGTCGACGTGCTGGTGGTGGACTCGGTGGCGGCGCTGGTGCCGCGCGCCGAACTCGAAGGCGAGATGGGCGATGCGCTGCCCGGCCTGCAGGCGCGGCTGATGAGCCAGGCGCTGCGCAAGCTCACCGCCTCGATCAACAAATCCAACACCATGGTGATCTTCATCAACCAGATCCGGATGAAGATCGGTGTGATGTACGGCTCGCCGGAAACCACTACCGGCGGCAACGCGCTGAAATTCTATGCCTCCGTTCGTCTCGACATCCGCCGCATCGGCGCGATCAAGGAGCGCGACGAGGTGGTCGGCAACCAGACCCGCGTCAAGGTGGTGAAGAACAAGCTGGCGCCGCCGTTCAAGCAGGTCGAATTCGACATCATGTATGGCGAGGGTGTCTCCAAGATGGGCGAGATCCTCGATCTCGGCGTCAAGGCCGGCATCGTCGAGAAGTCCGGCGCCTGGTTCTCCTATGATAGCCAGCGCCTGGGGCAGGGCCGCGAGAACTCGAAGGCATTCCTCAAGGCCAACCCCGACATGACCGCCAAGATCGAAGCGGCAATCCGCCAGAACTCTGGCCTGATCGCCGAACAGATCCTGGCCGGTTCGCCCGAGCGCGACGCCGACGGCGAAGAGCCGGAGGCTGCGGAGGATTGA